A genomic region of Psychrobacter sp. M13 contains the following coding sequences:
- a CDS encoding CvpA family protein: MSGIDIVIAVVVLIGLWRGFQVGLIKTAVGLAGWFIALIAATRLASYIAPQLSAIVENPVLQTALAFLVVVISILAIMHLLAFVFSSALKTLRLGVVDKMAGGVLGAAKNVLVILVILSISAPLLVQMPQWQASVIAPELLPYAPMGKELAKDMLGAAWGQINQS, translated from the coding sequence ATGAGTGGCATAGATATTGTCATTGCCGTAGTGGTGTTAATTGGCTTATGGCGCGGCTTTCAAGTCGGTTTGATTAAGACAGCCGTTGGTCTAGCGGGCTGGTTTATTGCTTTGATTGCGGCGACTCGTCTGGCAAGCTATATTGCCCCGCAGCTATCCGCTATCGTTGAAAACCCCGTATTACAAACCGCTCTAGCTTTTTTAGTCGTAGTGATTTCTATATTAGCCATCATGCATCTGCTCGCCTTTGTATTCTCAAGTGCGCTCAAAACTTTGCGTTTAGGGGTAGTAGATAAGATGGCGGGCGGCGTATTAGGCGCTGCCAAAAATGTACTAGTTATCCTTGTCATTCTCAGTATCAGCGCGCCACTATTAGTACAAATGCCGCAGTGGCAAGCTTCAGTGATTGCTCCTGAATTATTGCCCTATGCACCGATGGGCAAAGAGCTGGCTAAAGATATGCTAGGTGCCGCTTGGGGTCAGATCAATCAGTCATAA